DNA from Nocardioides yefusunii:
GAGATTTGAGCAATGGCTCAGGGCACCGTGAAGTGGTTCAACGCCGAGAAGGGCTTCGGCTTCATTGCGCAGGAGGACGGCGGCGACGACGTCTTCGTGCACTACTCCGCGATTCAGTCGAACGGTTACAAGTCGCTCGACGAGAACCAGAAGGTCGAGTTCGA
Protein-coding regions in this window:
- a CDS encoding cold-shock protein, producing MAQGTVKWFNAEKGFGFIAQEDGGDDVFVHYSAIQSNGYKSLDENQKVEFDVTQGPKGPQAENVRPL